The following DNA comes from Rhodohalobacter mucosus.
AGCTATGGATGAGAACGCACCCGGAAGCGGCGGAAGTCTTTGCGGAGGCACTATCGAAATTCATGGAGGGGGCACCGCAGAGCCGCTAAGGCCGCTGAGTTTTTTGGTGAGGGTTACGGGAGCAATTTCAGGTAATGATCCATTCAATTCGTTGGGGGCTTTTTCATAACTGAAGGTTTAGGTGTGGCTCATATTTTCAAACCGAATGGAAGTTCCAAAATAAATATGGCAGCCTTAAGTGTTTCGCTTCGCGGGGAAAAGATGAACCGTGGCTACACCCAACAAGGCATTGCCCATTAAAAAACCCTACCTCCGCGTTTCTGCGGTCTATCTGCGTTAATCCGCTAGAACTCTAATAAGCCATATTTTTCCAGCGCCACAGGCATCCCTTCAGGGCAGGTTTTGCTGATGTATCGCAGAAATTATTTTAGTCGTATCCGGCTAAGGAGAAGATTTTCCTCCTTCCGTACCTCCGTACCTCCGTGCCACCGTGCCACCGTGGCTCCGTGGCTCCGTGGCTACCCCCAACCAGCCTCTGACCACTTAAAAACCCTTCCTCCGCGCCTCTGCGGTAGACACCTCATTATTAATGTGGATAACTTTGTGGAAAACGTGTGGGAAAGTTGTGGAAAAATTGTTGATTTTTTCCTTGACCCGCATACGGATTTTGTGCTTATTACAAGTGAGTACAGCAGTCACGAACACTACGGTGCGAGCGGCTGAGAGCTGAAAATTTCCGCAGCTTGTTTGTCTGACGAATCCTTCAAAAGATGACTCAGGGAAATGTACTCCGGTACTTTTTTTATGCCTGCCTGTTTTTATCACCGCAGAGCCGCTGAGGACACGGAGGAATTATTTATTCCCTACTTAAATGTTTCTTAGTTAGCGGTTTTTGCTTTTTCAGTAGCATAAACTCTGCGTAGTCTCTGCGGAACTCTGCGAGAAAGTACAGGGCAGAACCAATTCTCATGCCACAGTCGTCCCTAAACGGAAAGATGAACCGCTGATCCCCAAGAGAAAACCCTAAAATGTGCGGATATATTCTGTTTTAGTCTATTTAAGAGAGCTTCTTGTGTAGATGGGTTTTAGGCCGTAAGATTGTGATGGTTTTTGATTCCTGAAATTACAACGATTTGATTGATAAATGCCTCAAATGAAGATCCTTTACATATTCCCGCACCCGGATGATGAATCCTTTGGTCCGGCGCCCGCCATGCATGCCCAGCTGCGTCAGGGTCATGAGGTGCACCTGCTTACGCTTACCAAAGGTGAAGCCACCAAACAGAGATTCCGGCTGGGCGTGGATAAGGCAGAAATGGGGGAGGTCCGCTTCAGGGAGATGCAGTGCGTGGAAAAAACGCTGGGCCTGAGCAGTATGACGGTTCTGAATCTGCCTGACGGTGAACTGAAGCGCATGAATCCAATTGAAATCGAAAAAGTGATAGAGGAGCAGATCCACAGGCTGCGTCCCGATATTCTGGTGACCTACGCCGTTCACGGCATCAGCGGATTTCATGACCACCTGGTAACCCACGCTGTGGTAAAGCGGGTATTCTGTAAGCTCCGGGAAGAGCAGGGCGCAGGTTATCCCAAACGCCTTGCCCTCTTCACCAGAATGGGGGAGGTGGTGAAGGACGGAAAATTCAGGCTGGAAGCTTCATCGGAGGAGGAGATCGCTTTTATTGAAATGTGCAGCGAGGAGGACATGGAAAAATTCAGGCAGGCTCTCGATTGCTACGAAACCTACCAGGAAATCATTGAGGCGAGCAAGGTGAAAGAGGTAACCACCAAAGAGGTGCCTTTTGAAATCTTCGGCGAGGACATAGACGGCCGGCTGTCATCAATTTCGGAAGGGTTGTAATAAAATTCACCGCAGAGGCGCTAAGGCCGCTGAGTTTTTTGGTGAGGGTTACGGAAGCAATTTCAGGTAATGATCCATTCAAATCGTTGGTGGCTTTTTCATAACTGAAGGTTTAGGTGTGGCTCATCTTTTCAAACCGAAGGGAAGTTCCAAAATAAATATGGCAGCCTTAAGTGTTTTGCTTCGCGGTGAAAAGATGAACCGCGGCTACACCCAACAAGGCTTTACCCATTAAAAAACCCTCCCTCCGCGCCTTCCGCGCCTCTGCGTTCCACCTTCCCCGCAGTTATTACTTAGCGTCGTTTCTTTGCGAGAACTAGTTTGGTCATAGTTATTTCTCGCGCCATAGGCACCTCTTAAGGGCAGTCTTTGCTGATGTATCGCAGAAGTTATTTTAGTCGTATTTGGCTAAGGAGAAGATTTTCCTCCTTCCGTGCGTCCGTGGCTCCGTGGCTCCGTGGCTCCGTGGCTACCCCCAACCAGTCTCTGACCACTTAAAAACCCTCCCTCCGCGCCTCTGCGGTGAAAACCCCTTTTCCAATGTGGATAACTCTGTGGAAAACGTGTGGGAAAGTTGTGGAAAAATTGTTGATTTTTTTCTTGACCCGCACCCGGATTTTGTGCTTATTACAAATGAGTACAGCAGTCACGAACACTACGGTGCTAGCGGCTGAGAGCTGAAAATTTCCGCAGCTTGTTTGTCTGACGAATCCTTCAAAAGATGACTCAGGGAAATGTACTCCGGTACTTTTTTTATGCCTGCCTGTTTTTATCACCGCAGAGTAGCCACAGAAGCACAGAGGAAAAAAATATCAGCCTTACTTCATAGTTTAGTAATTGAGAAGATGGGCGTTTATTCCTGCAAGTCGCTCTGCGCAACTCTGCGATTCAGATGCGGAACTCTGCGAGAAAGCACAGGGCAGAACCAATTCTCATGCCACAGTCGTCCCTAAACGGACAGATAAACCGCAGTGTTTCGCTGAAATAAACCAGGAAGGTGCAGACAATTAAATACTGAGTGAAAATATGACGCTGTCCGTACCTCGGTTGCAAATGTACAAATCATTGCACTTCAATTCGTTGCCTATCCCATCCTGCCACCCAATTCAGAGTTTGACAGGAAGTTTTGTATCATATAAAAATACCATTTAGTATTTCAATTAACGTTGAACAGGTAAGAGGTCTATTATGGGCAAGACATTAAAATGGGGACTGGCCGGAATCCTGATCCTTCTGATTGCCGCAGCCATTACGCTGATCATGAGCGTAAACCTGATTGTAAAATCGGGCATTGAGGAGGTGGGCAGCGAAATGACCGGTACAGCCGTAACCGTCGAGCGCGTATCCATTTCTCCCTTTTCGGGCAGCGGACAAATCAGCGGTTTTCGCGTGGCCAATCCGGACGGCTTTTCGCAGCCCGATGCTATGGTGATCGACGACTTCTCCATTGAGCTTGACCTGTTTTCACTGTTCTCGGACGAAATTGTGATTCATGAAGTTTTGATTAACGGGCCCTCGGTTTATGTGGAGCAAAAAGTTCCCGAAAACAATATCAATGAGATCATGAGCCACATGAGGGATGTTCCGTCCGGTGAAGCTTCGGATGCATCCATCGTGATTGAACGATTTGTGATGACCGGCGGATCAGTAGAGCTTTATACGGAGATTGCAGGTGAGCAGACAGCCCGGGTCGAAATCAACGATATCGAACTCAACGATCTCGGCAGAGGAGGAGGGAGTCAGGCAGCGGAGGATGTGATCCGGGAGATTGCTGAGCGTGTGGCCGGTGAGTCACTCCGCGGCGCAGCGCGAAGCGGCGGAGAGCAGATACGGGATGCCATCCGGGACATTTTCAACTGATCAATGAGACATGGCGATAACCTTAAGCCGGTTATCCTTTTTTTCAATCAAGATCATCTATCCATGATTTTCAGATTAAAACTCTCTGTCATCCTTTTTTTCACGTCCGTACTTTTTCTGGCCCTTTCATGCACCTCGCAATCCGGGGAGCAAAACAAACAAGCGCCCGCTGCAGGCGAACAAATTGATGAGGGTGAATCTGAGATTGCGCTGATCTATCGCATGAGCTTTATCAACCTCTATTCGCAGAAACTGTGGTTTGCAGGTATGCAGGAGAATTGGGAACTGGCCGACATCTACAGTCATGAGATTGAAGAGATAACAGACGGCATTATTCGGCAGAATATTATAGACGATGGCATTAACGTGAGTGAGCTGATGGAATCTATGATAGCTCCTCAAATTGAGCTTATGGAGCAAGCGATCGATAACAGAGACTCCGGGCAGTTCGAGAACCGCTTCAATACCCTGATCCAGACCTGCAATCAATGTCATACCGCGTCGAATTACGGTGCGGTTCGTATAACGGTTCCGCAGACAAATCCGTTTAACCAGGATTTTACTCCGGCTGATAAGTAGGTCGTGGTTTTGCCAGAGTATCCCGGAATAATTGCCACTCTGAGCGGGATGGGGGATATCCCTAATCAGGAATTAAGGTATCCGACTATAACTAGAGGATATTATTTTTTGTACATTTTGATAATGGAATAAGCCGGAAT
Coding sequences within:
- a CDS encoding PIG-L deacetylase family protein, encoding MKILYIFPHPDDESFGPAPAMHAQLRQGHEVHLLTLTKGEATKQRFRLGVDKAEMGEVRFREMQCVEKTLGLSSMTVLNLPDGELKRMNPIEIEKVIEEQIHRLRPDILVTYAVHGISGFHDHLVTHAVVKRVFCKLREEQGAGYPKRLALFTRMGEVVKDGKFRLEASSEEEIAFIEMCSEEDMEKFRQALDCYETYQEIIEASKVKEVTTKEVPFEIFGEDIDGRLSSISEGL
- a CDS encoding AsmA family protein, coding for MGKTLKWGLAGILILLIAAAITLIMSVNLIVKSGIEEVGSEMTGTAVTVERVSISPFSGSGQISGFRVANPDGFSQPDAMVIDDFSIELDLFSLFSDEIVIHEVLINGPSVYVEQKVPENNINEIMSHMRDVPSGEASDASIVIERFVMTGGSVELYTEIAGEQTARVEINDIELNDLGRGGGSQAAEDVIREIAERVAGESLRGAARSGGEQIRDAIRDIFN